A stretch of Stegostoma tigrinum isolate sSteTig4 chromosome 23, sSteTig4.hap1, whole genome shotgun sequence DNA encodes these proteins:
- the snx8a gene encoding sorting nexin-8a isoform X2, giving the protein MIWKWRRRLTKVMCLPIIERSMKLFALNRRITSGEIAEIIESKEESITKSALYRALVLIALAQQGKQPSPKLLENITQEYPKPRLGELESIRMQAHGNPILLSKTLQDLLHIDMVQVELIPEKKGLFLKHVEYELSSQRFKSSVYRRYNDFVVFHEVLLQRFPYRMVPALPPKRMLRADREFIESRRRALKRFINLVARHPFFSEDELLHIFLCFSGPDVQNKIRESLRGVGDEFMTCEIAATAKELLPPDIQAQFGASRELIRNIYNSFHKLRDRAERMANRSAENATDLLLFGKELSILGSDTTPVPSWASAANNTWGTLKQALKGLSVEFALLADKAAQQGKREEEEVVEKLNLFLDLLQSYKDLCERHEKGVLHEHQRALQKYTSMKRQMMSVTVQNKEQISVEQLESRIVQQENTILTMELRNYFSMYCLHQETQLIHVYLHIISHVLTAFIDSQIQGHREMSEVWNDLKPKLGGLLPNGVPSPPLSPGNLQAPRSILPTVN; this is encoded by the exons ATTGCTGAGATTATAGAATCCAAGGAAGAATCCATCACAAAGTCGGCCCTGTACAGAGCTTTGGTGTTGATTGCTCTAGCTCAGCAAGGAAAGCAGCCTTCCCCAAAACTACTGGAGAATATCACACAAG AATATCCAAAACCTCGGTTGGGTGAGTTAGAGTCGATCCGGATGCAGGCTCATGGGAATCCGATCCTCTTGTCAAAGACTCTGCAAGACCTGCTGCATATTGATATGGTGCAGGTGGAACTAATTCCAGAgaagaagggtctgtttttaAAACACGTGGAATATGAACTTTCCAGCCAG CGATTCAAGTCGTCTGTTTACCGACGATACAATGATTTTGTGGTGTTTCATGAAGTGCTCCTCCAGCGGTTCCCATATCGAATGGTACCAGCATTGCCACCAAAGAGAATGCTAAGAG CTGACCGTGAATTTATTGAGTCTCGGCGACGTGCTCTAAAGCGTTTTATTAACCTGGTGGCTCGGCACCCATTCTTCTCTGAAGATGAGCTTCTGCATATCTTCCTGTGCTTCAGTGGTCCA gaTGTTCAGAATAAGATTCGCGAATCATTGCGAGGAGTGGGTGATGAGTTTATGACGTGTGAAATCGCAGCAACAGCCAAG GAACTACTTCCTCCTGATATTCAGGCTCAGTTTGGTGCTAGTCGGGAGCTGATCCGAAACATCTACAACAGTTTCCATAAGCTAAGGGACCGGGCAGAGAGAATGGCAAACAGATCTGCTGAGAACGCCACTGATCTCCTGCTGTTTGGGAAGGAACTGAG TATCTTGGGCTCTGACACAACACCAGTTCCATCGTGGGCATCAGCTGCAAACAACACATGGGGTACCCTGAAGCAAGCCCTTAAAGGCTTATCTGTGGAGTTTGCGTTACTTGCTGACAAAGCTGCACAACAG GGTAAACGAGAAGAGGAGGAAGTGGTCGAAAAACTCAACCTGTTTCTGGATCTGTTGCAATCCTACAAG GACTTGTGTGAGCGTCATGAGAAAGGTGTCCTTCATGAGCACCAACGAGCATTGCAGAAATACACCTCCATGAAACGGCAGATGATGAGTGTAACTGTGCAAAACAAAGAGCAAATTTCTGTGGAGCAACTGGAGTCACGAATTGTACAG CAAGAGAATACAATTCTCACCATGGAGCTTCGGAACTATTTTTCGATGTATTGCCTGCACCAGGAGACTCAACTCATCCATGTTTACTTACACATCATCTCCCATGTGCTGACTGCCTTCATTGATTCACAGATCCAAGGGCATCGAGAG ATGAGTGAAGTGTGGAATGATTTGAAACCGAAGTTGGGAGGTCTTCTGCCCAATGGAGTGCCATCACCACCTCTGTCCCCAGGGAATTTGCAGGCCCCAAGGTCCATTTTACCCACAGTGAATTGA
- the snx8a gene encoding sorting nexin-8a isoform X1 yields the protein METEINEGDVPPYYRKVYEAICFKQEDHVRRSEFHKLLNRTELPPLVQSQIAEIIESKEESITKSALYRALVLIALAQQGKQPSPKLLENITQEYPKPRLGELESIRMQAHGNPILLSKTLQDLLHIDMVQVELIPEKKGLFLKHVEYELSSQRFKSSVYRRYNDFVVFHEVLLQRFPYRMVPALPPKRMLRADREFIESRRRALKRFINLVARHPFFSEDELLHIFLCFSGPDVQNKIRESLRGVGDEFMTCEIAATAKELLPPDIQAQFGASRELIRNIYNSFHKLRDRAERMANRSAENATDLLLFGKELSILGSDTTPVPSWASAANNTWGTLKQALKGLSVEFALLADKAAQQGKREEEEVVEKLNLFLDLLQSYKDLCERHEKGVLHEHQRALQKYTSMKRQMMSVTVQNKEQISVEQLESRIVQQENTILTMELRNYFSMYCLHQETQLIHVYLHIISHVLTAFIDSQIQGHREMSEVWNDLKPKLGGLLPNGVPSPPLSPGNLQAPRSILPTVN from the exons ATTGCTGAGATTATAGAATCCAAGGAAGAATCCATCACAAAGTCGGCCCTGTACAGAGCTTTGGTGTTGATTGCTCTAGCTCAGCAAGGAAAGCAGCCTTCCCCAAAACTACTGGAGAATATCACACAAG AATATCCAAAACCTCGGTTGGGTGAGTTAGAGTCGATCCGGATGCAGGCTCATGGGAATCCGATCCTCTTGTCAAAGACTCTGCAAGACCTGCTGCATATTGATATGGTGCAGGTGGAACTAATTCCAGAgaagaagggtctgtttttaAAACACGTGGAATATGAACTTTCCAGCCAG CGATTCAAGTCGTCTGTTTACCGACGATACAATGATTTTGTGGTGTTTCATGAAGTGCTCCTCCAGCGGTTCCCATATCGAATGGTACCAGCATTGCCACCAAAGAGAATGCTAAGAG CTGACCGTGAATTTATTGAGTCTCGGCGACGTGCTCTAAAGCGTTTTATTAACCTGGTGGCTCGGCACCCATTCTTCTCTGAAGATGAGCTTCTGCATATCTTCCTGTGCTTCAGTGGTCCA gaTGTTCAGAATAAGATTCGCGAATCATTGCGAGGAGTGGGTGATGAGTTTATGACGTGTGAAATCGCAGCAACAGCCAAG GAACTACTTCCTCCTGATATTCAGGCTCAGTTTGGTGCTAGTCGGGAGCTGATCCGAAACATCTACAACAGTTTCCATAAGCTAAGGGACCGGGCAGAGAGAATGGCAAACAGATCTGCTGAGAACGCCACTGATCTCCTGCTGTTTGGGAAGGAACTGAG TATCTTGGGCTCTGACACAACACCAGTTCCATCGTGGGCATCAGCTGCAAACAACACATGGGGTACCCTGAAGCAAGCCCTTAAAGGCTTATCTGTGGAGTTTGCGTTACTTGCTGACAAAGCTGCACAACAG GGTAAACGAGAAGAGGAGGAAGTGGTCGAAAAACTCAACCTGTTTCTGGATCTGTTGCAATCCTACAAG GACTTGTGTGAGCGTCATGAGAAAGGTGTCCTTCATGAGCACCAACGAGCATTGCAGAAATACACCTCCATGAAACGGCAGATGATGAGTGTAACTGTGCAAAACAAAGAGCAAATTTCTGTGGAGCAACTGGAGTCACGAATTGTACAG CAAGAGAATACAATTCTCACCATGGAGCTTCGGAACTATTTTTCGATGTATTGCCTGCACCAGGAGACTCAACTCATCCATGTTTACTTACACATCATCTCCCATGTGCTGACTGCCTTCATTGATTCACAGATCCAAGGGCATCGAGAG ATGAGTGAAGTGTGGAATGATTTGAAACCGAAGTTGGGAGGTCTTCTGCCCAATGGAGTGCCATCACCACCTCTGTCCCCAGGGAATTTGCAGGCCCCAAGGTCCATTTTACCCACAGTGAATTGA
- the snx8a gene encoding sorting nexin-8a isoform X3, giving the protein MIAEIIESKEESITKSALYRALVLIALAQQGKQPSPKLLENITQEYPKPRLGELESIRMQAHGNPILLSKTLQDLLHIDMVQVELIPEKKGLFLKHVEYELSSQRFKSSVYRRYNDFVVFHEVLLQRFPYRMVPALPPKRMLRADREFIESRRRALKRFINLVARHPFFSEDELLHIFLCFSGPDVQNKIRESLRGVGDEFMTCEIAATAKELLPPDIQAQFGASRELIRNIYNSFHKLRDRAERMANRSAENATDLLLFGKELSILGSDTTPVPSWASAANNTWGTLKQALKGLSVEFALLADKAAQQGKREEEEVVEKLNLFLDLLQSYKDLCERHEKGVLHEHQRALQKYTSMKRQMMSVTVQNKEQISVEQLESRIVQQENTILTMELRNYFSMYCLHQETQLIHVYLHIISHVLTAFIDSQIQGHREMSEVWNDLKPKLGGLLPNGVPSPPLSPGNLQAPRSILPTVN; this is encoded by the exons ATTGCTGAGATTATAGAATCCAAGGAAGAATCCATCACAAAGTCGGCCCTGTACAGAGCTTTGGTGTTGATTGCTCTAGCTCAGCAAGGAAAGCAGCCTTCCCCAAAACTACTGGAGAATATCACACAAG AATATCCAAAACCTCGGTTGGGTGAGTTAGAGTCGATCCGGATGCAGGCTCATGGGAATCCGATCCTCTTGTCAAAGACTCTGCAAGACCTGCTGCATATTGATATGGTGCAGGTGGAACTAATTCCAGAgaagaagggtctgtttttaAAACACGTGGAATATGAACTTTCCAGCCAG CGATTCAAGTCGTCTGTTTACCGACGATACAATGATTTTGTGGTGTTTCATGAAGTGCTCCTCCAGCGGTTCCCATATCGAATGGTACCAGCATTGCCACCAAAGAGAATGCTAAGAG CTGACCGTGAATTTATTGAGTCTCGGCGACGTGCTCTAAAGCGTTTTATTAACCTGGTGGCTCGGCACCCATTCTTCTCTGAAGATGAGCTTCTGCATATCTTCCTGTGCTTCAGTGGTCCA gaTGTTCAGAATAAGATTCGCGAATCATTGCGAGGAGTGGGTGATGAGTTTATGACGTGTGAAATCGCAGCAACAGCCAAG GAACTACTTCCTCCTGATATTCAGGCTCAGTTTGGTGCTAGTCGGGAGCTGATCCGAAACATCTACAACAGTTTCCATAAGCTAAGGGACCGGGCAGAGAGAATGGCAAACAGATCTGCTGAGAACGCCACTGATCTCCTGCTGTTTGGGAAGGAACTGAG TATCTTGGGCTCTGACACAACACCAGTTCCATCGTGGGCATCAGCTGCAAACAACACATGGGGTACCCTGAAGCAAGCCCTTAAAGGCTTATCTGTGGAGTTTGCGTTACTTGCTGACAAAGCTGCACAACAG GGTAAACGAGAAGAGGAGGAAGTGGTCGAAAAACTCAACCTGTTTCTGGATCTGTTGCAATCCTACAAG GACTTGTGTGAGCGTCATGAGAAAGGTGTCCTTCATGAGCACCAACGAGCATTGCAGAAATACACCTCCATGAAACGGCAGATGATGAGTGTAACTGTGCAAAACAAAGAGCAAATTTCTGTGGAGCAACTGGAGTCACGAATTGTACAG CAAGAGAATACAATTCTCACCATGGAGCTTCGGAACTATTTTTCGATGTATTGCCTGCACCAGGAGACTCAACTCATCCATGTTTACTTACACATCATCTCCCATGTGCTGACTGCCTTCATTGATTCACAGATCCAAGGGCATCGAGAG ATGAGTGAAGTGTGGAATGATTTGAAACCGAAGTTGGGAGGTCTTCTGCCCAATGGAGTGCCATCACCACCTCTGTCCCCAGGGAATTTGCAGGCCCCAAGGTCCATTTTACCCACAGTGAATTGA
- the snx8a gene encoding sorting nexin-8a isoform X5 yields MQAHGNPILLSKTLQDLLHIDMVQVELIPEKKGLFLKHVEYELSSQRFKSSVYRRYNDFVVFHEVLLQRFPYRMVPALPPKRMLRADREFIESRRRALKRFINLVARHPFFSEDELLHIFLCFSGPDVQNKIRESLRGVGDEFMTCEIAATAKELLPPDIQAQFGASRELIRNIYNSFHKLRDRAERMANRSAENATDLLLFGKELSILGSDTTPVPSWASAANNTWGTLKQALKGLSVEFALLADKAAQQGKREEEEVVEKLNLFLDLLQSYKDLCERHEKGVLHEHQRALQKYTSMKRQMMSVTVQNKEQISVEQLESRIVQQENTILTMELRNYFSMYCLHQETQLIHVYLHIISHVLTAFIDSQIQGHREMSEVWNDLKPKLGGLLPNGVPSPPLSPGNLQAPRSILPTVN; encoded by the exons ATGCAGGCTCATGGGAATCCGATCCTCTTGTCAAAGACTCTGCAAGACCTGCTGCATATTGATATGGTGCAGGTGGAACTAATTCCAGAgaagaagggtctgtttttaAAACACGTGGAATATGAACTTTCCAGCCAG CGATTCAAGTCGTCTGTTTACCGACGATACAATGATTTTGTGGTGTTTCATGAAGTGCTCCTCCAGCGGTTCCCATATCGAATGGTACCAGCATTGCCACCAAAGAGAATGCTAAGAG CTGACCGTGAATTTATTGAGTCTCGGCGACGTGCTCTAAAGCGTTTTATTAACCTGGTGGCTCGGCACCCATTCTTCTCTGAAGATGAGCTTCTGCATATCTTCCTGTGCTTCAGTGGTCCA gaTGTTCAGAATAAGATTCGCGAATCATTGCGAGGAGTGGGTGATGAGTTTATGACGTGTGAAATCGCAGCAACAGCCAAG GAACTACTTCCTCCTGATATTCAGGCTCAGTTTGGTGCTAGTCGGGAGCTGATCCGAAACATCTACAACAGTTTCCATAAGCTAAGGGACCGGGCAGAGAGAATGGCAAACAGATCTGCTGAGAACGCCACTGATCTCCTGCTGTTTGGGAAGGAACTGAG TATCTTGGGCTCTGACACAACACCAGTTCCATCGTGGGCATCAGCTGCAAACAACACATGGGGTACCCTGAAGCAAGCCCTTAAAGGCTTATCTGTGGAGTTTGCGTTACTTGCTGACAAAGCTGCACAACAG GGTAAACGAGAAGAGGAGGAAGTGGTCGAAAAACTCAACCTGTTTCTGGATCTGTTGCAATCCTACAAG GACTTGTGTGAGCGTCATGAGAAAGGTGTCCTTCATGAGCACCAACGAGCATTGCAGAAATACACCTCCATGAAACGGCAGATGATGAGTGTAACTGTGCAAAACAAAGAGCAAATTTCTGTGGAGCAACTGGAGTCACGAATTGTACAG CAAGAGAATACAATTCTCACCATGGAGCTTCGGAACTATTTTTCGATGTATTGCCTGCACCAGGAGACTCAACTCATCCATGTTTACTTACACATCATCTCCCATGTGCTGACTGCCTTCATTGATTCACAGATCCAAGGGCATCGAGAG ATGAGTGAAGTGTGGAATGATTTGAAACCGAAGTTGGGAGGTCTTCTGCCCAATGGAGTGCCATCACCACCTCTGTCCCCAGGGAATTTGCAGGCCCCAAGGTCCATTTTACCCACAGTGAATTGA